One stretch of Mycolicibacterium fallax DNA includes these proteins:
- a CDS encoding cytochrome P450, whose product MTVVDAAERQHSELDISAREFWAQPFTARDETFAQLRAQPGLSWQRPFSSLFDLEEPGYWAVTRRADIVEASLNYEVFSSAQGVAPDPMPVEMQRIATFFLTMDPPQQTVYRRLVSSAFTPRNVRKIEEQIHANAVRVVDGLIGAGDVDFVAACSSQLPMMTISEMLGVPAADREAVAHAAEKLFSMSDDDYSSLEERATDTINEMILLSSTGIELAKHRRANPADDLMTAIVNAEVDGHRLTDEEVGAFLVLLASAGNDTTKQTTTHAMMALAANPEQRAWLMADFDGRIGPAIEEFIRWSSPVMQFARFVTRDTELGGQQLREGDKICMFYCSANRDEAVFERPREFDLSRSPNPHLGFGGGGPHFCLGASLAKTELRHLFRELLTRLKTVEFGQPEYLQSSFIHGIKRVPAHIG is encoded by the coding sequence ATGACCGTCGTCGATGCCGCCGAGCGGCAGCACAGCGAACTCGACATTTCGGCCCGGGAGTTCTGGGCCCAGCCCTTCACCGCGCGCGACGAAACCTTCGCGCAGCTGCGCGCCCAACCGGGGCTGTCCTGGCAGCGGCCGTTCTCGTCGTTGTTCGACCTGGAGGAACCCGGCTACTGGGCGGTCACCCGGCGCGCCGACATTGTTGAGGCCAGCCTCAACTACGAGGTGTTCTCCTCGGCCCAGGGCGTGGCGCCGGATCCGATGCCGGTGGAGATGCAGCGCATCGCGACGTTCTTCCTGACGATGGACCCGCCGCAGCAGACGGTGTACCGGCGGCTGGTCAGCTCGGCGTTCACCCCGCGCAACGTCCGCAAGATCGAGGAGCAGATCCACGCCAACGCCGTGCGGGTGGTCGACGGCCTGATCGGCGCCGGCGACGTGGACTTCGTCGCCGCCTGCTCGAGTCAGCTCCCGATGATGACCATTTCGGAGATGCTCGGGGTGCCCGCGGCCGATCGGGAGGCCGTCGCGCACGCCGCGGAGAAGCTCTTCTCGATGAGCGACGACGACTACAGCTCCCTGGAGGAGCGGGCCACCGACACCATCAACGAGATGATCCTGCTGTCGAGCACCGGCATCGAACTGGCCAAGCACCGGCGGGCCAACCCGGCCGACGATCTGATGACCGCGATCGTCAACGCCGAGGTGGACGGGCACCGGCTCACCGACGAGGAGGTCGGCGCCTTCCTGGTGCTGTTGGCCTCGGCCGGCAACGACACCACCAAGCAGACCACCACCCACGCGATGATGGCGCTGGCCGCCAACCCCGAGCAGCGGGCCTGGCTGATGGCGGACTTCGACGGCCGGATCGGGCCGGCGATCGAGGAGTTCATTCGGTGGTCGAGCCCGGTGATGCAGTTCGCCCGGTTCGTCACCCGCGACACCGAACTGGGCGGTCAGCAGCTGCGCGAAGGCGACAAGATCTGCATGTTCTACTGCTCGGCCAACCGCGACGAGGCGGTGTTCGAGCGGCCTCGGGAATTCGACCTGAGCCGATCCCCGAACCCGCACCTCGGCTTCGGCGGCGGCGGGCCGCACTTCTGCCTGGGCGCGAGCCTGGCGAAAACCGAACTGCGCCATCTGTTCCGGGAGCTGCTGACCCGGCTGAAGACGGTGGAGTTCGGCCAGCCGGAATACCTGCAGAGCAGCTTCATCCACGGCATCAAGCGGGTGCCCGCGCATATCGGGTAG
- a CDS encoding NIPSNAP family protein, with product MKKFYGHTLLYLHETISLGSGDGAGFTEKFLEIYQPMMTELGARLFALWETTRYNGHWPQVTVIWEIDAFADYARIGAAQARGGSHERAATAWSRYLGGIGATGEGRIMYAGKYNKTLAQLSAEGFGAGLVIQEIMETKPGRQDDYIRELERLYVPWSESTGKRWLGSFITTFRFNEVIHYWALDGDWDCFENHYPSWKGDPPAEIVTWMSVAPALRDGWEDSILSALPPSPLK from the coding sequence ATGAAGAAGTTTTACGGTCACACCCTGCTGTATCTGCACGAAACGATATCGCTGGGCTCCGGTGACGGTGCGGGGTTCACCGAGAAATTCCTGGAGATCTACCAGCCGATGATGACCGAGCTGGGGGCCCGGCTGTTCGCGCTGTGGGAGACCACCCGGTACAACGGGCACTGGCCTCAGGTCACCGTGATCTGGGAGATCGACGCGTTCGCCGACTATGCGCGGATCGGTGCCGCGCAGGCCCGCGGCGGCAGCCACGAGCGGGCCGCGACCGCCTGGTCGCGCTATCTCGGCGGCATCGGCGCCACCGGCGAGGGCCGAATCATGTACGCGGGCAAGTACAACAAGACGCTGGCGCAGCTGAGCGCCGAGGGCTTCGGCGCCGGTCTGGTCATCCAGGAGATCATGGAGACCAAACCGGGCCGCCAGGACGACTACATCCGCGAACTCGAACGGCTCTACGTGCCGTGGTCGGAGTCCACCGGCAAGCGCTGGCTCGGCTCCTTCATCACCACCTTCCGGTTCAACGAGGTGATCCACTATTGGGCGCTGGATGGGGACTGGGACTGCTTCGAGAACCACTACCCGTCCTGGAAGGGCGATCCGCCGGCGGAGATCGTCACCTGGATGAGCGTGGCGCCCGCGCTGCGCGACGGCTGGGAGGATTCCATCCTGTCGGCGCTGCCGCCCTCCCCGCTGAAGTAG
- a CDS encoding cytochrome P450, whose translation MADPLPYYRVLRDEHPVYYVEELDTYALSRFEDIWTVLGNTDGTFVASEGTLPSAAVLERHNDGPVPDPPLHPMPFHANFDSPIYENVRRCTSAQFRPRAAAKLDDRIRTLANERLDELLPRGRFDLTQDYGGIVAATMVCDFLGLPTELAPEVLATINASTLTQPGEGVEIGNSRPGYLSYLTPIIERRRAAGADGANPIADALINFRLPDGSALSDTEAATQMLAVFIGGTETVPKITATGLWHLLAHPDQLAAVREDLTANIPVAREEIIRYSAPAQWFARTLRRPYEIHGTTMAPGQRVIALMASAARDEREYPDPDRFIWDRPIERLLSFGHGQHFCMGVHVARLEVTIMMQEFLKRVPDYRIDEMAASRPPSSFQWGWNNIPVEV comes from the coding sequence ATGGCCGATCCGCTGCCGTACTACCGGGTGCTGCGCGACGAGCATCCGGTGTACTACGTCGAGGAACTCGACACCTACGCGCTGTCCCGGTTCGAGGACATCTGGACCGTGCTCGGAAACACCGACGGCACCTTCGTCGCCTCCGAGGGCACCCTGCCCTCGGCCGCGGTGCTGGAACGCCACAACGATGGCCCGGTTCCGGACCCGCCGTTGCACCCCATGCCCTTTCACGCCAACTTCGACTCGCCGATCTACGAAAACGTCCGGCGCTGCACCTCGGCGCAGTTCCGGCCGCGGGCCGCGGCCAAACTCGACGACCGGATCCGCACGCTGGCCAACGAGCGGCTCGACGAATTGCTGCCCCGCGGCCGCTTCGACCTCACCCAGGACTACGGCGGCATCGTCGCCGCCACCATGGTGTGTGACTTTCTCGGGCTGCCAACCGAACTGGCACCGGAGGTGCTGGCCACCATCAACGCCAGCACGCTGACCCAGCCCGGCGAGGGCGTCGAGATCGGGAACTCCCGGCCCGGCTACCTGTCCTACCTCACCCCGATCATCGAACGCCGCCGCGCCGCGGGCGCCGACGGCGCCAACCCGATCGCCGACGCGCTGATCAACTTCCGGCTGCCCGACGGCTCGGCGCTGAGCGACACCGAGGCCGCCACCCAGATGCTCGCGGTGTTCATCGGCGGCACCGAAACCGTCCCGAAGATCACCGCGACCGGGCTCTGGCATCTGCTGGCCCATCCCGATCAACTCGCCGCGGTCCGCGAGGACCTGACCGCCAACATCCCGGTCGCCCGCGAGGAGATCATCCGCTACAGCGCCCCGGCCCAGTGGTTCGCCCGAACGCTGCGCCGGCCCTACGAGATTCACGGCACCACCATGGCGCCGGGGCAGCGGGTCATCGCACTGATGGCCTCGGCCGCCCGCGATGAGCGCGAATATCCCGACCCGGACCGGTTCATCTGGGACCGCCCGATCGAGCGACTGCTCTCCTTCGGACACGGCCAACATTTCTGTATGGGGGTACACGTCGCCCGCCTCGAGGTGACAATCATGATGCAGGAGTTCCTCAAGCGGGTGCCCGACTACCGGATCGACGAGATGGCCGCGTCGCGTCCGCCGTCGAGCTTCCAATGGGGCTGGAACAACATCCCAGTGGAGGTCTGA
- a CDS encoding phosphotransferase family protein, producing the protein MLENNAIAPIARLGAHVAGGVLRVATDATLGGLRAFPRSVDELDAAFLSRVLRRHVEQVRRLDGADGTSCRARLALVGDDVPETVFVKMPAATVATRMLGELARLAETECRFYRWLAPDLGDGVPRCHGTAFDDLTGRYIVVLEDMSVTDCVFPDTLNPLSADQMTGVMRALGQLHGTFADRMPVKPGGAGPLGWLSPPSTDPANPLTPMLMRKSAEKLSRCTDIDVYRGQYLWEHLQQIAVFNDRGRHFVLHGDSHPGNTYFRAGRAGLLDWQVVRRGHPSRDLAYTLVLGMTTEERRERQRELLDSYREALVEAGGPELDGAELFERYRQNAVYSYVSALATAGLGGMQTENIALEGLRRAVAAIDDLQTVPALRSSV; encoded by the coding sequence GTGCTGGAGAACAACGCGATTGCGCCGATCGCGCGGCTGGGCGCGCACGTCGCCGGTGGGGTGCTGCGGGTTGCCACCGACGCGACGCTGGGTGGGCTGCGGGCGTTCCCGCGCTCGGTCGACGAGCTCGACGCCGCCTTCCTGTCCCGGGTACTGCGCCGGCATGTCGAGCAGGTCCGGCGCCTGGACGGTGCCGACGGCACCTCGTGTCGGGCCCGGCTGGCGCTGGTCGGCGACGATGTCCCCGAGACGGTGTTCGTGAAGATGCCCGCGGCCACCGTCGCCACCCGGATGCTCGGCGAACTGGCCCGGCTGGCCGAAACCGAATGCCGGTTCTACCGTTGGCTGGCCCCGGACCTCGGCGACGGTGTGCCGCGCTGTCACGGCACCGCCTTCGACGACCTGACCGGGCGTTACATTGTGGTGCTGGAGGATATGTCGGTCACCGACTGCGTCTTCCCGGACACCCTCAACCCGCTGAGCGCCGACCAGATGACCGGGGTGATGCGCGCGCTTGGGCAGCTGCACGGCACGTTCGCCGACCGAATGCCGGTCAAACCCGGCGGTGCCGGGCCGCTGGGCTGGCTGTCGCCGCCGTCGACCGATCCGGCCAACCCGCTGACCCCGATGCTGATGCGCAAATCCGCCGAAAAGCTCTCCCGCTGCACCGATATCGACGTCTACCGGGGCCAGTACCTGTGGGAGCACCTGCAGCAGATCGCGGTGTTCAACGATCGCGGCCGGCACTTTGTGCTGCACGGCGACTCGCACCCGGGTAACACCTATTTCCGCGCCGGGCGGGCCGGCCTGCTGGACTGGCAGGTGGTCCGCCGCGGGCACCCGTCCCGCGACCTGGCCTACACGCTGGTGCTCGGGATGACCACCGAGGAACGCCGGGAGCGTCAGCGCGAACTGCTGGACAGCTACCGCGAGGCCCTGGTCGAAGCGGGCGGGCCGGAACTCGACGGCGCGGAACTGTTCGAGCGGTACCGACAGAACGCGGTCTATTCCTACGTCTCGGCGCTGGCGACGGCGGGTCTGGGCGGCATGCAGACCGAGAACATCGCGCTGGAGGGACTGCGCCGGGCGGTGGCGGCGATCGATGACCTGCAGACCGTGCCGGCGCTGCGATCCTCAGTGTGA
- a CDS encoding HpcH/HpaI aldolase family protein, protein MSAAVRWGGWITGPTAIGPEEFARAGYHYVGIDTQHGYFDDAGAARLLRRLSGVPITTLVRLPSADPAPIGRVLDAGADGVIIALVESAEQAADAVAAACYPPTGVRSFGPLRADLGTDLATLATRTSVYVMIETVRGVQAAAEICAVPGLAGVYVGPADLAISMGVAVADGLTDTRVLGAIDDIQALATAAGITPGIHAGTGAAGRMLAARGYTMLTLAAESQALRRGAAEFLAEAAGTEPSQTATGQTKPAGGYQ, encoded by the coding sequence GTGAGCGCCGCGGTGCGCTGGGGCGGCTGGATCACCGGGCCGACCGCCATCGGGCCCGAGGAGTTCGCCCGCGCCGGCTACCACTACGTCGGCATCGACACCCAGCACGGCTATTTCGACGACGCCGGCGCGGCCCGGCTGCTGCGCCGGCTGTCCGGGGTCCCGATCACCACCTTGGTGCGGCTGCCCAGCGCCGACCCCGCCCCGATCGGCCGGGTGCTCGACGCCGGCGCCGACGGGGTGATCATCGCGCTGGTGGAATCGGCCGAGCAGGCCGCCGACGCGGTGGCCGCGGCCTGCTACCCGCCGACCGGGGTCCGCAGCTTCGGGCCGCTGCGCGCCGACCTCGGCACCGACCTGGCGACGCTGGCCACCCGCACCAGCGTCTACGTGATGATCGAAACCGTTCGCGGCGTGCAGGCCGCCGCCGAGATCTGCGCGGTGCCGGGACTGGCCGGGGTGTACGTCGGACCCGCCGACCTGGCCATCTCGATGGGCGTCGCGGTGGCCGACGGGCTGACGGACACCCGGGTGCTGGGGGCCATCGACGACATCCAGGCGCTGGCCACCGCGGCGGGCATCACCCCGGGCATTCACGCCGGGACCGGAGCGGCCGGCCGAATGCTGGCCGCCCGCGGCTACACCATGTTGACGCTGGCCGCCGAGTCGCAGGCGCTGCGCCGCGGGGCCGCGGAATTCCTCGCCGAGGCGGCCGGGACCGAACCGAGCCAGACCGCGACGGGCCAGACCAAACCAGCCGGAGGCTACCAATGA
- a CDS encoding TetR/AcrR family transcriptional regulator → MHTSRRILDATAEVMSRNGMSKLSLSDVAQEAGVSRPTLYRWFSSKEELIDAFTRYERDLFEGGIANVTAGLRGAERLDAALKFIVEFQQSYSGVRMIDIEPEQVIARIAEVLPVMRDRLERLIPGPDAAIAAATATRVAVCHYVVRSEDSEQFLAQLRHAVGLKNRNASH, encoded by the coding sequence GTGCACACCAGCCGGCGGATCCTGGACGCCACCGCCGAAGTGATGAGCCGCAACGGGATGAGCAAACTCAGCCTGTCCGACGTGGCGCAGGAGGCCGGGGTTTCCCGGCCCACCCTCTACCGCTGGTTCTCCTCCAAGGAAGAACTCATCGACGCGTTCACCCGATACGAGCGCGACCTGTTCGAGGGCGGCATCGCCAATGTCACCGCGGGCCTGCGCGGCGCCGAACGCCTCGACGCGGCACTGAAGTTCATCGTGGAGTTTCAGCAGTCCTACTCCGGCGTCCGGATGATCGACATCGAGCCCGAGCAGGTGATCGCCCGAATCGCCGAGGTGCTGCCGGTGATGCGCGACCGGCTCGAGCGGTTGATCCCGGGTCCCGACGCGGCGATCGCCGCGGCCACCGCGACCCGGGTCGCGGTGTGCCACTACGTCGTTCGCAGCGAGGACTCCGAGCAGTTCCTGGCCCAGCTGCGCCACGCGGTGGGGCTCAAGAACCGCAACGCCTCACACTGA
- a CDS encoding SDR family NAD(P)-dependent oxidoreductase, producing MTASKIALVTGAARGQGAAIVRRLLDDGFRVAAADVLTDELAAGTADLGPEVLPLALDVTSAADWTAAVARTAKAFGGLTALVNNAGVLHRAAVADETEEAFERSWRINCLGPFLGVQAALAQLRTGTGASVVNTCSTGAVRPFPQHAAYGTAKWGLRGLTQILAAELAPDIRVNAVLPGPIATPMLDSTTQSRLAERIPAGRLGVPGDVADAVAFLVSEHASFITGAELVVDGGQSLTIG from the coding sequence ATGACCGCCAGCAAGATTGCCCTGGTCACCGGGGCGGCCCGCGGCCAGGGCGCCGCGATCGTGCGGCGCCTGCTCGACGACGGGTTCCGGGTTGCCGCCGCCGACGTGCTCACCGACGAACTTGCCGCCGGCACCGCCGATCTCGGTCCCGAGGTGCTGCCGCTGGCCCTCGACGTGACCTCGGCCGCGGACTGGACCGCGGCCGTCGCCCGCACCGCCAAGGCCTTCGGTGGGTTGACCGCGTTGGTCAACAACGCCGGGGTGCTGCACCGCGCCGCCGTCGCCGACGAGACCGAGGAGGCCTTCGAGCGCAGCTGGCGGATCAACTGCCTGGGGCCGTTCCTCGGTGTGCAGGCCGCGCTCGCGCAGCTGCGCACCGGCACCGGCGCGTCGGTGGTGAACACCTGCAGCACCGGTGCGGTCCGGCCGTTCCCGCAGCACGCCGCCTACGGCACCGCCAAGTGGGGACTGCGCGGTCTGACCCAGATTCTGGCCGCCGAGCTCGCCCCGGACATCCGGGTCAACGCGGTGCTGCCCGGCCCGATCGCCACCCCGATGCTCGACTCGACCACCCAGTCCCGGCTGGCCGAGCGGATCCCGGCCGGCCGGCTGGGCGTGCCCGGCGATGTCGCCGACGCCGTCGCCTTCCTGGTCTCCGAGCACGCGTCCTTCATCACCGGTGCCGAGCTGGTCGTCGACGGCGGTCAGTCGCTGACGATCGGCTGA
- a CDS encoding zinc-binding dehydrogenase yields MWCHRVVAPYTFEKIELPEPDPTTLAPGQVLLKFCAAAICGSDMPGFRGTQGKLPADVGPCAADIDGFPIHEIVGEVLASAHPEHQVGSRVVGWASAFDGLKAQLVSDGEGLAPYDPGLAPEHAVALQPLACVLYAVEQLPPLAGKHVAVIGQGSIGLLFSYVAKAAGAARVTGVDPVDRSAVAATFGVDDAVRATSDRWLAHLDPGARPDIVIEAVGHQVATLGHAIEAVGWRGTVFYFGVPDDDCYPISMRNMLRSNLTLISGITLDRRRVLTEADRFAREHPELLPAYVTHTFGVDDVQQAFELAARPTPGRIKIVLVP; encoded by the coding sequence GTGTGGTGTCATCGGGTCGTCGCGCCGTACACCTTCGAAAAGATCGAACTGCCCGAACCTGATCCGACCACACTGGCACCCGGCCAGGTGCTGCTGAAGTTCTGCGCGGCCGCGATCTGCGGCAGCGACATGCCGGGATTCCGCGGCACCCAGGGCAAGCTGCCCGCCGACGTCGGCCCGTGCGCGGCCGACATCGACGGCTTCCCGATCCACGAGATCGTCGGCGAGGTGCTGGCCAGCGCGCACCCCGAACACCAGGTTGGCAGTCGAGTGGTCGGCTGGGCGTCGGCCTTCGACGGGCTCAAGGCCCAGCTGGTCTCCGACGGGGAGGGCCTGGCCCCCTACGACCCGGGGCTGGCGCCGGAGCACGCGGTGGCGCTGCAACCGCTGGCCTGTGTGCTCTACGCCGTCGAACAATTGCCGCCGCTGGCCGGCAAGCACGTCGCGGTCATCGGCCAGGGCTCGATCGGGCTGCTGTTCAGCTATGTCGCCAAGGCCGCCGGCGCGGCCCGGGTCACCGGCGTGGACCCGGTGGACCGCAGCGCCGTCGCGGCGACCTTCGGTGTCGACGACGCGGTGCGCGCCACCAGTGACCGCTGGCTGGCCCACCTCGACCCGGGCGCCAGACCCGACATCGTCATCGAGGCCGTCGGTCACCAGGTCGCCACCCTCGGGCATGCCATCGAGGCGGTCGGCTGGCGGGGCACGGTGTTCTACTTCGGGGTTCCCGACGATGACTGCTACCCGATCAGCATGCGGAACATGCTGCGCAGCAACCTGACCCTGATCTCCGGCATCACCCTGGACCGGCGCCGGGTGCTGACCGAGGCCGACCGGTTCGCCCGCGAGCACCCGGAGCTGCTGCCGGCCTACGTCACCCACACCTTCGGGGTCGACGATGTGCAGCAGGCCTTCGAGCTCGCCGCCCGCCCCACCCCGGGGCGGATCAAGATCGTGCTGGTGCCGTGA
- a CDS encoding thioesterase family protein — protein sequence MTDCYYELLEDDAPVGPARGQRLRPTAMAISTWTSAIQHGAPVSALLVRALERCAPRPDTRLSRVVVDLLGPVPMAESLWVTAQLERGGTQIELVGATLWAPGPDGSPRAVARASGWRLQTLDTAELGAAPTEPLPGREAGIDRELAGKWDPNYVHSVDWLWLKVPPHDGPGESWMRPRVALVDDEPLTPIQRLFTVADCANGLGSKLDIRRWTFMNTDMSVHLHRVPTGQWSGIRADTHYGPDGIGSTVGTLFDDQGPVGVIAQSVLVRPRPPKP from the coding sequence GTGACGGACTGCTACTACGAACTGCTCGAGGACGACGCCCCGGTGGGCCCGGCGCGGGGGCAGCGGCTGCGCCCGACCGCGATGGCGATCAGCACCTGGACGTCCGCGATCCAGCACGGCGCCCCGGTGTCCGCGCTGCTGGTGCGGGCCCTGGAGCGGTGCGCGCCGCGGCCCGACACCCGGCTGTCCCGGGTGGTGGTGGACCTGCTCGGACCGGTGCCGATGGCCGAAAGCCTCTGGGTGACCGCACAACTGGAGCGCGGCGGCACGCAGATCGAACTGGTCGGCGCCACGCTGTGGGCACCGGGTCCCGATGGTTCGCCGCGCGCGGTGGCCCGGGCCAGCGGCTGGCGGCTGCAGACCCTGGACACCGCCGAGCTCGGTGCCGCGCCGACCGAACCGCTGCCCGGCCGGGAGGCGGGCATCGACCGCGAGCTGGCCGGTAAGTGGGACCCCAACTACGTGCACAGCGTGGACTGGCTGTGGCTCAAGGTTCCGCCGCACGACGGACCGGGCGAATCCTGGATGCGGCCGCGGGTGGCGCTGGTCGACGACGAACCGCTCACCCCGATCCAGCGGCTGTTCACCGTCGCCGACTGCGCCAACGGGCTGGGATCCAAGCTCGACATCCGGCGCTGGACGTTCATGAACACCGACATGTCGGTGCACCTGCACCGGGTGCCGACCGGGCAGTGGTCGGGCATCCGCGCCGACACCCACTACGGCCCGGACGGCATCGGCAGCACCGTCGGCACGCTGTTCGACGACCAGGGTCCGGTCGGCGTGATCGCCCAGTCGGTGCTGGTGCGGCCGCGCCCGCCGAAGCCGTGA
- a CDS encoding LLM class F420-dependent oxidoreductase, translated as MRFACTHPIISHPANPELVDGAGVAAVAEALEAAGFGALGFTDHPAPPQRWLEAGGHDSLDPFTAMGYAAARTTELRLIPNIVVLPYHSPFVVAKQGATLDRLSGGRFTLAVGVGYLKREFAALGVDFDTRAERFDEALAVIRAVWSGDDVTVEGAHFSARGITAHPRPVSGPHPPIWIGGNTGAARQRVAEHGNGWAPFAAPPGLAKAAGTAALDSVAALRSGIDDLRRRFDVAGREFTDIDVSFTNLVGGTPGQPDFDPDAYLAGATELAAAGVSWLQVPLPGESLAQVLDAIGLFGERVIARIAG; from the coding sequence ATGCGATTCGCCTGTACCCACCCGATCATCAGCCACCCCGCCAACCCCGAGCTCGTCGACGGAGCCGGTGTGGCGGCGGTCGCCGAGGCGCTGGAGGCCGCCGGGTTCGGTGCGCTGGGCTTCACCGATCATCCCGCCCCGCCGCAGCGCTGGCTGGAGGCCGGCGGCCACGACAGCCTCGATCCGTTCACCGCGATGGGTTATGCCGCCGCGCGCACCACCGAGCTGCGGCTGATCCCCAACATTGTGGTGCTGCCTTACCACAGTCCGTTCGTGGTGGCCAAGCAGGGCGCGACCCTGGACCGGTTGTCCGGCGGCCGATTCACCCTGGCCGTCGGCGTCGGCTATCTCAAGCGCGAATTCGCTGCGCTGGGCGTGGATTTCGACACCCGCGCGGAGCGCTTCGACGAGGCGCTCGCGGTGATCCGGGCGGTCTGGTCCGGCGACGACGTGACCGTGGAGGGCGCGCACTTCAGCGCGCGCGGCATCACCGCGCACCCCCGGCCGGTCAGCGGCCCGCACCCGCCGATCTGGATCGGCGGCAACACCGGTGCGGCCCGGCAGCGGGTGGCCGAGCACGGCAACGGGTGGGCGCCGTTCGCCGCACCGCCCGGGCTGGCCAAGGCCGCCGGCACCGCCGCGCTGGACTCGGTGGCGGCGCTGCGATCCGGCATCGACGACCTGCGTCGCCGATTCGATGTGGCGGGAAGGGAATTCACCGACATCGACGTCAGCTTCACCAACCTGGTCGGCGGCACTCCCGGGCAGCCGGACTTCGACCCCGACGCCTACCTGGCCGGTGCCACCGAACTGGCCGCCGCCGGGGTCAGCTGGCTGCAGGTCCCGCTGCCGGGGGAGAGCCTGGCCCAGGTGCTCGACGCGATCGGGCTGTTCGGCGAACGCGTCATCGCGCGGATCGCGGGCTGA
- a CDS encoding VOC family protein: MTATTPLRAADLYHSGIVVDDFDGAAARLTAATGCSWTRPLEYTVAVRIWDAGGETVDVDMPFRVAFTVGAPHLELVAAVPGTVWTETPGRAVHHLGYWVDDIAAAAAGLRRAGYTLEAAPADDTLHTFGYFIDPSGVRIEIVDRALFPDWPGFLAQLSTS, encoded by the coding sequence ATGACCGCGACGACGCCGCTGCGGGCGGCCGACCTGTATCACAGCGGCATCGTCGTCGACGACTTCGACGGGGCTGCGGCCCGGCTGACCGCGGCCACCGGCTGCAGCTGGACCCGGCCGTTGGAATACACCGTCGCGGTGCGGATCTGGGACGCCGGCGGCGAGACCGTCGACGTCGACATGCCATTCCGGGTGGCCTTCACGGTCGGGGCCCCGCACCTGGAACTGGTGGCCGCGGTACCGGGCACCGTCTGGACCGAAACCCCGGGGCGGGCGGTGCACCATTTGGGCTACTGGGTCGACGACATCGCCGCGGCCGCCGCGGGCCTGCGCCGGGCCGGCTACACCCTGGAAGCGGCGCCCGCCGATGACACCCTGCACACCTTCGGCTATTTCATCGACCCCTCCGGGGTGCGCATCGAGATCGTCGACCGTGCCCTGTTCCCCGACTGGCCCGGTTTCCTGGCCCAGTTGAGCACGTCGTGA
- a CDS encoding SMP-30/gluconolactonase/LRE family protein, which yields MICKAPRPLAGGFCFGEGPRWRDGALWFSDMLGAAVHTVDPSGAMTTLPLPGHRPSGLGFTSDGALLIASTTARTLLRRDADGLRVIAELAELAPADLGDLVVDNHDRVYLGSQARTDGVLIRVDPDGAAAVVATGLDFPNGMVITDDGRTLIVAESTGRRLTAFTIAADGALHEPRVFAGGLDGPPDGLAIDADGGVWTALTLANRFDRIVEGGAVTDRVELGERVAIAPALGGPDGRTLFLLSSTLAYPERLVGTKLARVDTVTVEIPRGGLPS from the coding sequence ATGATTTGTAAAGCGCCGCGGCCGCTGGCGGGCGGCTTCTGCTTCGGCGAGGGCCCGCGCTGGCGGGACGGGGCGCTGTGGTTCTCCGACATGCTCGGGGCGGCCGTGCACACCGTCGACCCCAGCGGCGCGATGACGACGCTGCCGCTGCCCGGACACCGCCCCTCCGGGCTCGGCTTCACCTCCGACGGGGCCCTGCTGATCGCCTCCACCACCGCGCGCACCCTGCTGCGCCGCGACGCCGACGGGCTGCGCGTCATCGCAGAGCTGGCCGAACTGGCGCCCGCCGACCTCGGGGACCTGGTCGTCGACAACCACGACCGGGTGTACCTGGGATCCCAGGCCCGCACCGACGGGGTGCTGATCCGGGTCGATCCCGACGGCGCCGCGGCCGTCGTCGCCACCGGGCTGGACTTCCCCAACGGCATGGTGATCACCGACGACGGCCGGACGCTGATCGTCGCGGAGTCCACCGGCCGGCGGCTGACCGCCTTCACCATCGCCGCCGACGGCGCGCTGCACGAACCGCGGGTGTTCGCCGGCGGCCTCGACGGCCCGCCCGACGGCCTGGCGATCGACGCCGACGGCGGCGTCTGGACCGCGCTGACACTGGCCAACCGCTTCGACCGGATCGTCGAGGGCGGCGCGGTCACCGATCGGGTCGAGCTGGGCGAGCGGGTGGCGATCGCCCCGGCGCTGGGCGGGCCCGACGGCCGCACCCTGTTTCTGTTGTCGAGCACCCTGGCCTATCCCGAGCGCCTGGTGGGCACCAAGCTGGCACGGGTGGACACCGTGACCGTCGAGATTCCCCGTGGAGGACTGCCATCGTGA